DNA from Agarilytica rhodophyticola:
GTCAGTGAGTCAAAAATAAAACGACGTGAAAGAACGGAAGACTTCCTTAGATCTATCCAAGTAAGTTATGGTATAACTGACATCAATCGCATTAAGCCAGGTATCGCAGAGGCGACGAGGGTGTTATTGAGGCGGGTTCCGGATAAACTGCTTATTCGTCGCCGGGGTGACGATGGCACTCTTCATTTGGAACGCCTAGCACTTGAAAAGTCTGTGGATGTGATTGAAGTGCCAGATATGCCATTTGGCGCCTGTTCTCTTGTGAAAGATGTAGCTAACAATAATAAGGGTTAAGTGCATGCGAGAATATACTAGCTACTACGATCTTGGTGCTACACTATATACGCCATGCACCCATGGCAAATTGTCTTCCTTGCTCGAAGAAGGTCCGAGCAATGTGCGCTCAAGAGTTTTTTGTTTAGAAGACGCTGTACGAGAAGATGAGCTCTCGATTGCACTTAACAACTTAAAGCAATCTCTTAAAACATGTGCTGATAACCCCAGACAATTTTCTAAGGTAAAAAAATTTATCCGCCCACGCAATCCTCTCGTGCTTTCAGAAATATTGTGTTACGAAAATATTGAGCAGGTCGATGGTTTTGTTTTACCAAAGTTTGATCTCAATACCGCGCACCTTTATAAAAAAGTTATTGAAGAGCGCTGCGGTGAACGTTTTTCTTATATGCCTACCTTAGAAACTGCCCAGGCATTTGACAAAAATGCCATGCAAAAACTTTCCCGTATACTTAAGTCATGGGGCGACAGCGCAATATGCTTGCGCATTGGTGGCAATGATCTTATGAGTCTTTTGGGGATCAAACGTATGCGTGGAATGACAATTTACGAGACACCTTTGCGTACAGTGATTGATCAGCTTATTATTACTTTTAGACCCGAAGGCTATGAATTGTCCTCTCCTGTATTCGATATTATCGATGATGCCGATACGTTGAAAAAAGAGGTGGAGATGGACATCGCTTATGGCTTTTATGCCAAAACCGCCATTCACCCTAGACAGATAGGGATTATTGAAAATGCTTTTTTAGAATTTACCGAACAACACTGCGATCAAGTAGAGAAAGTTTTGGATGCAAGGTCACGTGCAGTTTTTAGCACTAATGGTCAAATGATGGAAACTACCTGTCATAAGGGATGGGCAAAGAGAGCTAGCCGGTTGGCAAAAAAATACAATTGATGAAGAATGACGATACGATATTTTAATTTTTAACTACGTCTATTTTACTTAACATTAACAGCAGGATGGAGAGACAACTATGGCAATTTCACTACAAAAAGGACAGCGCATTAGCTTAGAAAAAGATGGTGGGCAAATCAATAAAATGTGTGTTGGCGTTAACTGGGGAGCGATCGAGAAAAAAGGTTTTTTCGGTGGAACCAAAAAAGTGGCCGTTGACTTAGATGCGAGCTGTGCATGTTTCGATGGTAACAAACAGCCTATTGATGTTATCTATTTTGGGAATTTGAACGGCCAAGGTATTGCTCATTCAGGAGATGACTTAACCGGCGATATGGACGGCGATGATGGTTTAGATAACGAAGTTATCGTGGT
Protein-coding regions in this window:
- a CDS encoding HpcH/HpaI aldolase/citrate lyase family protein, producing the protein MREYTSYYDLGATLYTPCTHGKLSSLLEEGPSNVRSRVFCLEDAVREDELSIALNNLKQSLKTCADNPRQFSKVKKFIRPRNPLVLSEILCYENIEQVDGFVLPKFDLNTAHLYKKVIEERCGERFSYMPTLETAQAFDKNAMQKLSRILKSWGDSAICLRIGGNDLMSLLGIKRMRGMTIYETPLRTVIDQLIITFRPEGYELSSPVFDIIDDADTLKKEVEMDIAYGFYAKTAIHPRQIGIIENAFLEFTEQHCDQVEKVLDARSRAVFSTNGQMMETTCHKGWAKRASRLAKKYN